A genome region from Microbacterium sp. CGR2 includes the following:
- a CDS encoding ABC transporter permease: MSTHFVADTATLTGRSMRHIFRSADTIVTTAVTPIALMLLFVYVFGGALQQSTGVDNYVNYLLPGILLIAVASGIAYTAFRLFNDLQSGIFERFHSMPIARSSVLWAHVLTSLVANGITLAIIFAVGFLMGFRTGASPLAWLGVIGILLLFTLALTWLAIIAGLSAKSIDGATAFSYPLIFLPFISSAFVPTETMPGPVQWFAEHQPVTSIVDTIQALFAEQPVGAEIWVALTWCVGILVVAYVFAIIAYRKKVS, encoded by the coding sequence ATGAGCACGCATTTCGTCGCCGACACGGCGACTCTCACGGGCCGCTCGATGCGGCACATCTTCCGCAGCGCGGACACCATCGTCACCACTGCGGTCACGCCGATCGCCCTGATGCTGCTGTTCGTCTACGTCTTCGGCGGTGCGCTGCAGCAGAGCACCGGCGTGGACAACTACGTGAACTACCTGCTCCCCGGCATCCTGCTGATCGCCGTCGCGTCGGGCATCGCCTACACGGCATTCCGACTCTTCAACGATCTGCAGAGCGGCATCTTCGAACGGTTCCACTCCATGCCGATCGCCCGATCGAGCGTGCTGTGGGCGCATGTGCTCACGTCGCTCGTCGCAAACGGCATCACCTTGGCGATCATCTTCGCCGTCGGATTCCTGATGGGCTTCCGCACCGGGGCGAGCCCCCTCGCCTGGCTCGGTGTGATCGGCATCCTGTTGCTGTTCACCCTCGCGCTCACCTGGCTGGCGATCATCGCCGGACTTAGCGCGAAGTCGATCGACGGCGCGACCGCGTTCTCGTACCCGCTGATCTTCCTCCCGTTCATCAGCTCGGCGTTCGTCCCGACCGAGACGATGCCCGGTCCGGTGCAGTGGTTCGCAGAACACCAGCCCGTCACCTCGATCGTCGACACGATCCAGGCGCTGTTCGCCGAACAGCCTGTCGGCGCCGAGATCTGGGTGGCTCTCACCTGGTGCGTCGGCATCCTCGTCGTCGCCTACGTGTTCGCGATCATCGCCTACCGGAAGAAGGTGAGCTGA
- a CDS encoding proline/glycine betaine ABC transporter permease has product MDGFRIPIGTWAEAGVDWVKDNLEGLLDFVSFVVSFLVEGLTQILLSPNFAVIIVIAALIAWLVRSWQLAIGTVVSFGLIVAMDLWVPAMQTLALVLVAGVIAVLIAVPLGIWSARNATVRAIIKPVLDFMQTMPAFVYLIPAIVFFGIGVVPGLVATVIFALPPGVRLTELGIRGVDSETVEAGHAFGAKPGQILRGIQLPLATPTIMAGINQVILLALSMAVIAGMAGADGLGKMVVEAIATINIAKGVEAGLGVVLIAVFLDRVTAALGTPSENRSSLLGMVSRRRTQRRVDASAAAAEAAEAAERAEASPHRAPVLTS; this is encoded by the coding sequence ATGGACGGTTTCCGCATTCCGATCGGCACGTGGGCCGAAGCAGGAGTCGACTGGGTCAAGGACAACCTCGAAGGGCTCCTCGATTTCGTCTCGTTCGTCGTCAGCTTCCTCGTCGAGGGGCTCACCCAGATTCTGCTGAGCCCGAACTTCGCCGTCATCATCGTGATCGCCGCGCTCATCGCCTGGCTCGTGCGGTCGTGGCAGCTCGCGATCGGCACGGTCGTGTCGTTCGGCCTCATCGTCGCCATGGACCTCTGGGTGCCCGCGATGCAGACCCTCGCCCTGGTGCTGGTCGCCGGCGTCATCGCGGTGCTCATCGCGGTGCCGCTGGGCATCTGGTCGGCCCGCAACGCGACCGTTCGGGCGATCATCAAACCCGTCCTCGACTTCATGCAGACGATGCCGGCCTTCGTCTATCTGATCCCCGCGATCGTGTTCTTCGGCATCGGAGTGGTGCCCGGTCTCGTCGCGACCGTGATCTTCGCGCTGCCCCCGGGCGTGCGCCTCACCGAACTCGGCATCCGCGGAGTCGACTCCGAGACCGTCGAAGCAGGTCACGCGTTCGGCGCGAAGCCGGGGCAGATCCTGCGCGGTATCCAGCTTCCCCTCGCGACACCGACGATCATGGCGGGCATCAACCAGGTCATCCTCCTCGCGCTGTCGATGGCCGTAATTGCCGGTATGGCCGGCGCCGACGGGCTCGGCAAGATGGTCGTCGAGGCCATCGCCACCATCAACATCGCCAAGGGCGTCGAGGCCGGACTGGGCGTCGTGCTCATCGCCGTGTTCCTCGACCGGGTCACCGCGGCCCTCGGCACGCCGAGTGAGAACCGCTCGTCGCTGCTGGGAATGGTGTCGCGTCGTCGCACGCAACGCCGTGTCGACGCGTCCGCCGCTGCTGCCGAGGCCGCCGAGGCGGCCGAGCGCGCCGAGGCCTCTCCGCACCGCGCCCCTGTCCTCACCTCCTGA
- a CDS encoding glycine betaine/L-proline ABC transporter ATP-binding protein: MSEIALEARNLYKVFGKNPSQAVRRLKAGESRTAVTDAGTAAVIDASFAVNRGEIFVIMGLSGSGKSTIIRMLNGLHDVTDGTVTVNGDPITGIPSARLREIRRDRISMVFQHFALLPHRTVAANVAYSLELKGVGKAERLAKAEEILAVVGLEGQGEKMPSELSGGMQQRVGIARALAADSDILLMDEAFSALDPLIRREMQEQLLELQQKLQKTIVFITHDLNEAMFLGDRIAVMRDGRIVQIGTPEEILMDPANDYVEQFVQDVDRARVLTAANVMERPRPVVAETAGPRTALRQMRDAYMSATYVVGRDRQLLGVVTDRDAVKLVRQGATTLSSVLKPVLQSVREDDVLMNLFVPAVESPLPLAVTDADGRLVGVIPRVTLLAALGPGPGATEEIILPLIPMPQAEIDAVLEDGWTADPGAAGDAPGLDAHKEEVR, translated from the coding sequence GTGTCCGAAATCGCACTCGAAGCGCGCAATCTGTACAAAGTGTTCGGGAAGAATCCGAGCCAGGCCGTCCGTCGCCTGAAGGCCGGAGAGAGCCGTACCGCTGTCACCGATGCGGGAACCGCGGCCGTCATCGACGCCAGTTTCGCCGTCAATCGCGGCGAGATCTTCGTCATCATGGGCCTGTCCGGGTCCGGTAAATCCACCATCATCCGCATGCTCAACGGTCTGCACGATGTCACCGACGGCACGGTCACCGTGAACGGCGACCCGATCACCGGCATCCCCAGTGCACGACTGCGCGAGATCCGTCGCGACCGCATCTCCATGGTGTTCCAGCACTTCGCCCTGCTGCCGCACCGCACGGTCGCTGCGAACGTCGCCTACTCCCTCGAGCTCAAGGGCGTCGGCAAGGCCGAACGCCTTGCGAAGGCCGAGGAGATCCTCGCCGTGGTCGGCCTCGAAGGCCAGGGCGAGAAGATGCCGTCCGAACTCTCCGGAGGCATGCAGCAGCGCGTCGGCATCGCGCGTGCGCTCGCCGCCGACAGCGACATCCTGCTGATGGACGAGGCGTTCAGCGCGCTCGACCCTCTCATCCGACGGGAGATGCAGGAGCAGCTGCTGGAACTGCAGCAGAAGCTGCAGAAGACGATCGTCTTCATCACGCACGACCTCAACGAAGCCATGTTCCTCGGTGACCGCATCGCCGTGATGCGCGACGGTCGCATCGTGCAGATCGGCACGCCGGAGGAGATCCTCATGGACCCGGCGAACGACTACGTCGAGCAGTTCGTGCAGGACGTCGACCGCGCCCGCGTGCTCACCGCCGCGAACGTGATGGAGCGGCCCCGCCCCGTGGTCGCCGAGACCGCAGGTCCGCGCACGGCCCTGCGCCAGATGCGCGACGCCTACATGTCGGCCACCTACGTCGTCGGCCGTGATCGCCAGCTGCTCGGCGTCGTGACCGACCGGGACGCGGTCAAACTCGTGCGCCAGGGGGCCACCACCCTTTCATCCGTGCTGAAGCCGGTGCTGCAGAGCGTCCGCGAAGACGATGTGCTGATGAACCTCTTCGTCCCCGCCGTCGAGTCGCCGCTGCCACTCGCTGTGACGGACGCCGATGGCCGCCTCGTCGGCGTCATCCCCCGCGTCACGCTTCTCGCGGCCCTGGGTCCCGGGCCCGGGGCGACGGAGGAGATCATCCTCCCGCTGATTCCGATGCCGCAGGCCGAGATCGATGCCGTGCTCGAGGACGGATGGACGGCCGATCCGGGTGCTGCGGGCGATGCCCCGGGCTTGGACGCCCACAAGGAGGAGGTGCGCTGA
- a CDS encoding ABC transporter ATP-binding protein — protein sequence MTAVIEVQNLTKRYKEKRALDNVSLTIEGGAIYGLLGRNGAGKTTLMSILTAQNFESSGSVKVFGENPYENAHVLGRICFVRESQKYPDDAYPKHAFKAASMFFRNWDQVFAEELIEQFQLPMKQTIKKLSRGQLSAVGVIIGLASRADITFFDEPYLGLDAVARQIFYDRLVEDYAEHPRTIILSSHLIDEVSNLIEKVIVIDNGQILLDEDTDTVRDRAVTVVGDAAKVEAWAAGREVLHREALGRVASVTVLGRLTADERAEVTASGLDLAPVSLQQLVVRLTQKADAHTHTNDSVTKEEVR from the coding sequence ATGACCGCCGTGATCGAAGTGCAGAATCTCACCAAGCGCTACAAGGAAAAGCGCGCTCTCGACAATGTGTCACTCACCATCGAGGGCGGCGCGATCTACGGTCTGCTCGGCCGAAACGGTGCGGGCAAGACCACGCTGATGTCGATCCTCACCGCCCAGAACTTCGAATCCTCCGGCTCGGTGAAGGTCTTCGGCGAGAATCCGTACGAGAACGCCCACGTGCTCGGGCGGATCTGCTTCGTCCGCGAGAGCCAGAAGTATCCGGATGACGCCTACCCCAAGCACGCGTTCAAGGCGGCGAGCATGTTCTTCCGGAACTGGGACCAGGTGTTCGCCGAGGAGCTGATCGAACAGTTCCAGCTGCCGATGAAACAGACGATCAAGAAGCTCTCTCGCGGTCAGCTGTCCGCGGTCGGCGTCATCATCGGGCTCGCCTCCCGAGCCGACATCACCTTCTTCGACGAGCCCTACCTCGGACTCGACGCGGTCGCGCGGCAGATCTTCTACGACCGGCTCGTCGAGGACTACGCCGAGCACCCGCGAACGATCATCCTGTCGTCGCACCTCATCGACGAGGTCTCCAACCTGATCGAGAAGGTCATCGTGATCGACAACGGTCAGATCCTGCTCGATGAAGACACGGATACGGTGCGCGACCGCGCGGTGACCGTGGTGGGCGACGCCGCCAAGGTCGAGGCCTGGGCAGCAGGCCGGGAAGTGCTGCACCGCGAGGCGCTCGGGCGGGTCGCGTCGGTCACCGTACTCGGGCGTCTGACCGCCGACGAAAGGGCGGAGGTCACGGCATCCGGTCTCGATCTCGCGCCGGTGTCACTGCAGCAACTGGTCGTCCGACTCACGCAGAAGGCGGACGCCCACACCCACACGAACGACTCCGTCACGAAAGAGGAGGTCCGCTGA
- a CDS encoding class I SAM-dependent methyltransferase has product MPEFPYSRLRRWPDVEADNLQAHDATDVLLVDRATTLDVPGDEIAVIGDEYGAITLALTDAGRHGIRVHQDLVTGRRALRRNADELGLAGFRAHELDTDLLAGARLVLLQLPKSLAELEEIADAVARWAAPDVVFVAGGRVKHMTLGQNDVLGQSFEHVQAERAERKSRLLVASGPRTVPEQRPFPVSAQHDGLTLVAHGGAFAGARLDIGTRVLLESLGLAGGSARAARGTDAGRVVDLGCGTGALAAAYALAHPQARVTATDRSAAAAASARATMAANGVADHVLVTHDDAGSELPDAAADVVLLNPPFHLGSSVHTGAATRLFEAAARLLRPGGELWTVYNSSLGYRSELNRLVGSTEQLHRTAKFTVTRSIRR; this is encoded by the coding sequence GTGCCGGAGTTCCCCTACAGCCGCCTGCGACGCTGGCCCGACGTCGAAGCGGACAATCTGCAGGCGCACGACGCCACCGACGTGCTCCTCGTCGATCGCGCGACCACGCTCGATGTGCCGGGCGACGAGATCGCGGTGATCGGCGATGAGTACGGGGCGATCACCCTGGCACTGACGGATGCCGGCCGCCACGGCATCCGTGTGCATCAAGACCTCGTCACCGGGCGGCGAGCACTGCGGCGCAACGCCGACGAGCTCGGCCTCGCGGGGTTCCGTGCGCACGAACTCGATACCGACCTGCTCGCGGGTGCGCGGCTCGTGCTGCTGCAGCTGCCGAAGTCGCTGGCCGAACTCGAGGAGATCGCCGATGCCGTCGCCCGATGGGCCGCGCCCGACGTCGTGTTCGTGGCCGGCGGGCGCGTCAAACACATGACGCTCGGGCAGAACGACGTTCTCGGGCAGAGCTTCGAACACGTCCAGGCGGAGCGCGCCGAAAGGAAGTCACGGCTGCTCGTCGCCTCTGGGCCGCGAACGGTTCCCGAGCAGAGGCCGTTCCCCGTGTCAGCGCAGCACGACGGGTTGACCCTGGTCGCGCACGGCGGCGCGTTCGCCGGGGCGCGCCTCGACATCGGCACGCGTGTGCTGCTCGAGTCGCTCGGCCTTGCCGGAGGCTCCGCTCGCGCAGCCCGCGGAACCGACGCGGGCCGCGTCGTCGACCTCGGCTGCGGAACAGGTGCGCTCGCCGCGGCCTACGCGCTCGCGCATCCCCAAGCGCGCGTGACCGCGACCGACCGCTCGGCGGCGGCCGCGGCATCCGCTCGCGCGACGATGGCGGCGAACGGTGTCGCCGACCATGTCCTCGTCACGCATGACGACGCGGGGTCGGAGCTCCCGGATGCCGCGGCCGACGTCGTGCTCCTCAACCCGCCGTTCCATCTCGGCAGCAGCGTTCACACCGGCGCGGCGACGCGCCTTTTCGAAGCGGCTGCGCGCCTGCTGCGCCCGGGCGGAGAGCTGTGGACCGTGTACAACTCGTCTCTCGGCTACCGATCGGAACTGAACCGTCTGGTGGGTTCGACCGAGCAGCTCCACCGCACCGCCAAGTTCACCGTGACGCGCAGCATCCGTCGCTGA
- a CDS encoding glycine betaine ABC transporter substrate-binding protein, with product MKKKLLSIAALGVAASLTLAGCSGDGSGGTGGSGGDNASGSGDKGTITLGFLPSWTDGLSTAYLLEDQLEKLGYTVEMKTLTEAGALYTGLARGDVDMYPSAWPELTHADYMEQYGDDIEDLGKYYENAKLTIAVPEYSELNSIEDLKGKAADYDGKIIGIEPGAGLTSQTQKMLPEYGLDGEYELVTSSTAAMLTELKAATDKQEDIAVTLWRPFWANDSFGMKDLEDPKGAMGEAEGLHFLGHKGFADEFPEAAELIEQITLDDAQYGSLEDLVVNEYGEGKEAEAVDAWLDEHGDEFDWTVSE from the coding sequence ATGAAGAAGAAGCTCCTTTCCATCGCGGCGCTCGGCGTCGCAGCATCCCTCACCCTTGCCGGCTGCAGCGGCGACGGATCCGGCGGCACCGGTGGCTCGGGCGGCGACAACGCCTCCGGCTCCGGCGACAAGGGCACCATCACACTGGGCTTCCTGCCCTCGTGGACCGACGGCCTCAGCACGGCGTACCTGCTGGAGGACCAGCTCGAGAAGCTCGGCTACACCGTCGAGATGAAGACGCTCACCGAGGCCGGCGCGCTCTACACCGGTCTGGCACGGGGCGACGTCGACATGTACCCGTCGGCATGGCCCGAGCTGACCCACGCCGACTACATGGAGCAGTACGGCGACGACATCGAAGATCTCGGCAAGTACTACGAGAACGCCAAGCTCACGATCGCCGTCCCTGAGTACTCCGAGCTGAACTCGATCGAAGACCTCAAGGGCAAGGCCGCCGACTACGACGGCAAGATCATCGGCATCGAGCCGGGCGCGGGCCTCACCTCGCAGACGCAGAAGATGCTGCCCGAATACGGTCTCGACGGCGAGTACGAGCTCGTCACCTCGTCGACCGCGGCGATGCTCACCGAGCTGAAGGCTGCGACCGACAAGCAGGAAGACATCGCCGTGACGCTGTGGCGTCCGTTCTGGGCGAACGACTCGTTCGGGATGAAGGACCTCGAAGACCCCAAGGGTGCGATGGGTGAGGCCGAAGGCCTGCACTTCCTCGGACACAAGGGCTTCGCCGACGAGTTCCCCGAAGCGGCTGAGCTGATCGAGCAGATCACGCTCGACGACGCGCAGTACGGTTCGCTGGAAGACCTCGTGGTCAACGAGTACGGCGAGGGCAAGGAAGCGGAAGCCGTCGACGCATGGCTCGACGAGCACGGCGACGAGTTCGACTGGACCGTCTCGGAGTAA
- a CDS encoding aromatic acid exporter family protein, whose protein sequence is MTITLRERRSGLVTSVREAVRPTRLLFVAKTTLAVGLAWVIAPHMPGVTDEYPYYAPLGALVSMYPTLMGSVRTSLQTLFGLATGIGLATLVILTIGPTWWTIPVVIGVGVLLSGTGWFGAGREYVPIAALFVLVIGGQNPDDYSLGYLTQMAVGVVIGLLVNVLIAPAPLTGAAEARVEAFREQLSAHLHDIGDAVSESWPPETEQWAEDADSLAETTASLRAALAEADESRRGNIRARGRRGDTHHIHEQLTALDRIAHLIRDISEVTADTIWERPTALPLDPTLPEPLSAACHAVAEVIAQEDPDSSEGHRERGQAARAIRLLLEQVDDRTMDVRSSMGPGVLAAMHLRRILILSSPRSRDSEAPEDDSAV, encoded by the coding sequence GTGACCATCACTCTTCGCGAACGACGCTCGGGCCTCGTGACCTCCGTCCGCGAGGCCGTCCGACCCACCCGGCTGCTGTTCGTCGCCAAGACAACGCTCGCCGTCGGGCTCGCGTGGGTGATCGCGCCGCACATGCCCGGTGTCACCGACGAGTACCCGTACTACGCCCCGCTCGGTGCGCTGGTGAGCATGTATCCCACACTGATGGGATCGGTGCGCACGAGTCTGCAGACACTGTTCGGCCTCGCCACCGGCATCGGCCTCGCCACCCTGGTGATTCTCACGATCGGGCCGACGTGGTGGACGATCCCCGTGGTCATCGGCGTCGGGGTGCTGCTGTCGGGCACCGGCTGGTTCGGCGCCGGGCGCGAGTACGTACCGATCGCGGCCCTCTTCGTCCTGGTGATCGGCGGGCAGAACCCGGACGACTACTCGCTCGGCTACCTCACCCAGATGGCAGTCGGCGTCGTGATCGGCCTTCTGGTGAACGTGCTGATCGCGCCGGCACCGCTCACCGGAGCGGCCGAGGCACGAGTCGAGGCGTTCCGTGAACAACTGAGTGCCCATCTCCATGACATCGGCGACGCGGTCTCAGAATCCTGGCCGCCCGAGACGGAGCAGTGGGCGGAGGATGCGGATTCGCTGGCTGAGACGACCGCGTCGCTGCGTGCGGCGCTGGCCGAGGCCGATGAGAGCCGCCGTGGCAACATCCGCGCGCGAGGGCGACGAGGAGACACTCACCACATTCACGAGCAGCTGACGGCCCTCGACCGGATCGCCCACCTCATCCGCGACATCTCCGAGGTCACCGCCGACACCATCTGGGAGCGGCCGACGGCCCTGCCCCTCGACCCGACGCTGCCAGAGCCATTGTCTGCGGCCTGTCACGCCGTCGCCGAGGTGATCGCGCAGGAGGACCCCGACTCGAGCGAGGGTCACCGCGAGCGTGGCCAGGCGGCTCGAGCGATCCGGCTCCTGCTGGAACAGGTCGACGACCGCACGATGGATGTTCGCAGCTCGATGGGCCCGGGCGTACTGGCGGCCATGCACCTGCGGCGCATTCTCATTCTCAGCAGTCCGCGGTCCCGTGACTCCGAGGCCCCCGAAGACGACTCAGCCGTGTGA
- a CDS encoding GntR family transcriptional regulator → MIEEGKPLFLQIAEQIEDSIIDGSLGEDAQAPSTNELASFYRINPATAAKGVAMLTEKGVLIKRRGIGMFVASGAKDALLGERRAVFADRYIDPLLAEARTLGLDADDLAALLKQRAAQNTTAEGKTLA, encoded by the coding sequence GTGATCGAAGAAGGCAAGCCGCTTTTCCTCCAGATCGCCGAGCAGATCGAGGACTCGATCATCGACGGTTCGCTCGGGGAGGATGCGCAGGCGCCTTCGACGAACGAACTCGCCTCGTTCTACCGGATCAACCCCGCCACCGCAGCGAAGGGAGTCGCCATGCTCACCGAGAAAGGTGTGCTCATCAAACGTCGAGGCATCGGCATGTTCGTCGCTTCGGGAGCCAAGGACGCGCTCCTCGGCGAGCGTCGCGCGGTGTTCGCCGACCGATACATCGACCCACTCCTCGCCGAGGCACGCACGCTGGGCCTCGACGCCGACGACCTCGCGGCACTGCTCAAGCAGCGTGCCGCCCAGAACACCACCGCAGAAGGGAAGACCCTCGCATGA
- a CDS encoding lipase maturation factor family protein: MDGFAAVDFGFAREVLQRGIAALYFVAFLSSLNQFRPLLGERGLLPAPTLLAWVGENRARRRMLHPTLFLHVRYSDRRLAALCWSGMAVAALVVAGIPQIGPPWLAMLCFLALWLGYMSIASIGQTFYSFGWEMLLLEAGFLAAFLGSNDQPPPTVVIVLFWWLVFRLEFGAGMIKIRGGREWRDLTALTYHHETQPMPGPLSRQAHLLPRWFHRAEVLGNHFAQLVVPFFLFAPLLSVWVPGPVPQIVGTTAGAIVIATQVWLVVTGNFAWLNWATIVLAFSAVGLPPTIERVPPDDNLLSGIPLYWVVLTSLVGALYVVVSWPALQNLFARRQLMNASFNRWQLANAYGAFGTVTKERIEYVVEGSIDEGMLWREYEFKGKPGDVRRIPRQFAPYHLRLDWLMWFLPLGRSLEDWFSAFLVRLLEADKPTLALLRHDPFEGASPQWVRVVSYRYRFATRAERRAGAGHWVRSRRRVVLGPVGLR, translated from the coding sequence GTGGACGGGTTCGCAGCGGTCGACTTCGGGTTCGCCCGCGAGGTCCTGCAGCGGGGCATCGCGGCGCTGTACTTCGTCGCCTTCCTCTCCTCGCTGAATCAGTTTCGCCCTCTCCTCGGAGAACGCGGGCTGCTCCCCGCCCCGACGCTCCTCGCGTGGGTCGGCGAGAACAGGGCGAGACGGCGGATGCTGCATCCGACCCTGTTCCTGCACGTCCGCTACTCCGACCGCCGGTTGGCCGCACTCTGCTGGTCGGGCATGGCGGTCGCCGCTCTCGTCGTCGCCGGCATTCCGCAGATCGGCCCACCCTGGCTCGCGATGCTCTGTTTCCTCGCGTTGTGGCTCGGCTACATGTCGATCGCCAGCATCGGCCAGACTTTCTACTCGTTCGGCTGGGAGATGCTGCTGCTCGAGGCGGGCTTCCTCGCCGCCTTCCTCGGCTCGAACGATCAGCCCCCGCCGACCGTCGTCATCGTGCTGTTCTGGTGGCTGGTCTTCCGGCTGGAGTTCGGTGCCGGGATGATCAAGATCCGCGGAGGTCGGGAGTGGCGCGACCTGACCGCCCTGACGTACCACCACGAGACGCAGCCGATGCCGGGCCCGCTGAGTCGCCAGGCGCACCTGCTGCCTCGCTGGTTCCATCGCGCCGAGGTGCTGGGAAACCACTTCGCCCAACTGGTCGTGCCGTTCTTCCTCTTCGCACCGCTGCTGTCCGTCTGGGTGCCGGGCCCGGTTCCGCAGATCGTCGGGACCACCGCCGGCGCCATCGTGATCGCGACCCAGGTGTGGCTCGTCGTCACGGGCAACTTCGCCTGGTTGAACTGGGCGACGATCGTGCTCGCGTTCTCGGCGGTCGGGTTGCCGCCGACCATCGAGCGAGTCCCGCCGGATGACAACCTCCTCTCCGGCATCCCGCTGTACTGGGTCGTGCTCACGTCTCTCGTCGGTGCGCTGTATGTCGTCGTGAGCTGGCCGGCCCTGCAGAACCTGTTCGCGCGGCGCCAGCTCATGAACGCGAGTTTCAACCGTTGGCAGCTCGCGAACGCGTACGGCGCGTTCGGGACGGTGACCAAGGAGCGGATCGAGTACGTGGTCGAGGGGTCGATCGACGAAGGGATGCTCTGGCGGGAGTATGAGTTCAAGGGCAAGCCCGGTGATGTGCGGCGGATCCCGAGGCAGTTCGCGCCGTACCACCTGCGCCTCGATTGGCTGATGTGGTTCCTCCCGCTGGGCAGGTCGCTCGAGGACTGGTTCTCAGCGTTTCTCGTCAGGCTGCTCGAGGCGGACAAGCCGACGCTCGCGCTGCTGCGCCACGATCCGTTCGAGGGTGCGTCGCCGCAGTGGGTGCGCGTCGTGTCTTACCGCTACCGCTTCGCCACCCGGGCCGAACGACGCGCGGGCGCGGGGCACTGGGTGCGCAGTCGGCGACGCGTGGTGCTGGGCCCCGTCGGCCTGCGCTGA
- a CDS encoding glycine betaine ABC transporter substrate-binding protein: protein MTTRTRTRSLAIGALGVAGILAFAGCSAGDGSSQAGEESGETITLGYLPSWTDSLSNSFLLKDQLEKLGYTVELKTLSEAGPLYTALAEGDIDIYPSAWIDVAQVGYWEKYEDDLEDLGTYYTGASGLLAVPSYVDVDTIADLKGKADLFDGKIYGIEPGSGSAIITEETLMPAYGLDEDYDLVTSSTPAMLAALGDAIDKKEPIVVTLWRPYWVNGAYDIKELKDTEDGYGEAEGLHYIAHKGFSEEFPDAAELIGKIKIDDAQYSALEDTVVNEFGEGEEPEAIDAWLDAHGDELDWTVPE, encoded by the coding sequence ATGACCACTCGCACACGCACTCGCAGCCTCGCCATCGGCGCACTCGGCGTCGCGGGCATCCTCGCATTCGCCGGATGCTCGGCGGGCGACGGATCCTCCCAAGCCGGAGAGGAGAGCGGAGAGACCATCACGCTCGGCTACCTGCCGTCCTGGACGGACTCCCTCAGCAACAGCTTCCTTCTCAAGGACCAACTCGAGAAGCTCGGGTACACGGTCGAGTTGAAGACCCTCAGCGAAGCGGGGCCGCTGTACACGGCCCTCGCCGAGGGTGATATCGACATCTACCCCTCGGCGTGGATCGACGTGGCCCAGGTCGGATACTGGGAGAAGTACGAGGACGACCTCGAAGACCTCGGAACGTACTACACCGGCGCCAGCGGCCTGCTCGCCGTGCCGTCGTACGTCGATGTGGACACGATCGCGGACCTCAAGGGGAAAGCCGACCTGTTCGACGGGAAGATCTACGGCATCGAGCCGGGGTCGGGTTCGGCGATCATCACCGAGGAGACCCTGATGCCCGCGTATGGGCTGGATGAGGACTACGACCTGGTCACGTCGTCGACGCCCGCGATGCTCGCCGCGCTGGGCGATGCGATCGACAAGAAGGAGCCGATCGTCGTCACCCTGTGGCGTCCGTACTGGGTCAACGGCGCGTACGACATCAAGGAGCTGAAGGACACCGAAGACGGATACGGCGAGGCGGAGGGTCTGCACTACATCGCCCACAAGGGGTTCTCGGAGGAGTTCCCCGATGCCGCCGAACTGATCGGCAAGATCAAGATCGACGACGCGCAGTATTCCGCTCTCGAGGACACCGTCGTCAACGAGTTCGGCGAGGGTGAGGAGCCTGAGGCCATCGACGCCTGGCTCGACGCGCACGGCGACGAGCTCGACTGGACCGTGCCGGAGTAG